The Thermoplasmata archaeon nucleotide sequence GGAGGGTTTTCATAGTTACCTAGGTTGGGAATCTCTGCACCTGATAACATTTTGATCGCAGTGGATTTTCCAATACCGTTAGGTCCAAGAATACCGGTGACCAGCCCCTTTTTGGGAACAGGCAGCCTGTACAGACGGAAACTGTTCTCGCCGTATTGGTGGATCATCTGCTCCTTCAGTTCATCGGCCAGACCGATGATCTTGACGGCATCGAACATACATTTGTTGACGCAGATACCGCAGCCTTGGCAGAGCTCTTCCGAGATGATGGGCTTGCCTCTCTCACCGAATGTGACGCACTCCACTCCAGTTCTATTGAGTGGGCAGAATTTCTCGCATTCATGATTACATTTCCTGTTCTGACATCTGTCGATCAGGACCGCTGCTATCCGCATGCTGTGGTCGATTCAATTATAATATAAATAAGGTCAGTCGGGAACTGCGACTAGCCTGAACGGAGAGGTCATTCCGCGGGGATTTCTTTCTTCTTCTTGAAGACGAAATACTTGCTGAAAACCCAATTCAGGATGATTTCGATTATGCTGGTGATGATCTTTGCCAGGAAACCGGGGGTGTCGACGATGAACGTGTCGATTCCGAAGTACAGCAATATCGGGAACAGGATCCAAGCTATGATTCCGGTGAATATCCTGGACCCTATGAACGCAGCCAGTTCCTTGGCGACTGTTTTCAAGGCTAAGCTCTTGGCCTCGAAGACGTACCATTTATTCACGACGAAGGCGAACAATACCGCTACCAGCCATGACAGTATATTGGCGACATTCAGCTCGAAATGTAGGAAGTCTGTGAAGAGGAAGTATGAACCCCAACAGACGAAGGTGGTGGCGACGCCCATTATCACGTACATGATAATTTCGCGATATTTGGTGAATAAATCCTTCGCCACTCCCATGCCCTATTGTATTCTTAGGATGTAAATATACTTATGTAAAAAATCGAAGTCTGGAACATTGGCTTTTATGTCCTTATTCAGGCTCGAATTCCGCACTTCTCCTTAGTTTGTTTCCGAACAGTCTAGTCATCAGTTTGAACATACCATATGCAAGTATCATGTCGAGTATGGCTGAGATGATCATTCCTAGAAGGTCAAGAATCTCCAGCGGTGCATCTATGTTGTCCATGACGATGAATTTGATGAAGAACATGATCGCCATGTAGAACGCATACATCCAAGGCAGTGCATTCCTGCCCAGATATTCGAGCGGTCTGCATCTGAGCCTTCCTTCAGGAATACGGAAGGTCAGAATGAAGAAGGGGATAGCGAGGACGACCGATCCGATGTAGAGGCTCGAGTACACGACGCCGGTCATCGGGGTAAAGTTGATGACCTCCCATACGGACATAGCCGCACCGATGACGGCAATTACTAGGAGAACCCATGTGTTCCAAAGGTCCGTCCTGTCGCTGTATTTGTGCAGGTAGTATCCCAACGGGAAGAAGAAGAACCCTTCGAAACAGTAGAACACCTGACCTATGCTGTATGTGCTCACCCCGGCTATTTCGGGAATCGATGCCCAGGCGCAGATGTCGGCCGTGAAGATCAGTATCGCCAGACAGATCGATCCGAATATCATGGAATACTTGAAGTTCACATGGTACCTGTAAAGGATCCAATGCAACAGATAGATGACGAACAGGAAGATGACGAACCATATGTGCTTATTGGACCAGTTCATGACAATGAGGCCCTCCATGAGTTCGTCCGCTGAGATGACTCCGAAGGCATAGTATATGCAGTCCAGTCCGAAATACAGTACTTTCATGATCACAAGGAGGATCAGGATCCTCATGGTCTTCTTCTTGAGGCTCTTCTCCGAATGTCCGTCGGCGGAATACAGGAAGTATCCCGATATCATGAAGAACATGGGCATCGCAAATCTTCCCACGCCCTCAACGAATTCATAGGCGTTCATTCCGAATAGCTGATAGCAAGGTTCGTAATGGACGAAAATGATGGCAAAGATAATCAGAACGCAGAATGTCCTCAGAAAGTAGTTCTCCCTTTTTTCGGCATTCGGCGCATCCGGCATGATGTTGCAATGGCAATCATGGTTAAAACCATGTTCCCTCCTTTTCATCATTCAGCAATGGGAGAAGGCTGCTCTTTGTGGATGCGGGCGATCTCCATGATGGTCATGACAAACGTTGCCACGATCATCAGGTTGCGGATTAGCATCAGTATCATGCCCAGGTCGTTGATGTTCGTACCTCCGCCAAGGTACCCATAGAGATAGGCGAAATTCACTTGGGTGAGAACGAATGCCGCTATCAGGGTATACAGCAGTCTCTTGCTGCGTACGCGGTCCGAAGTCATCATTATCGCCAGTGCATAGAACGGGATCGCCCAAATCAGGTACTGTGAGGAGAACACTTTCCCGATCAGCATGAACGCTAGGGTAACCCCCAGCATCGCGAGCACCAACAGATAGGCTCTTTCTTTCTCCCTTTCTTCATTCTTTCTGACCAAAGCATAGTAGAAGATGATGATCAGGATTGACAGGACCATGATTGGCGAAAGGATGTTTGCAATCGCGTCGGGGATAGGTCCTACCAGATTATCGGAACCAAAGCTTCCCTCCATCCAGGCTGGATAGATGCTGGTCTCGATCAGCCCCATCATTGAGAATGGATAAAGGAGCGTGGCCGCCAGGGAACCGATCTCTAGAGGGCGGTTGCTATGGTAGCTCAGGAATCCCATGAACAGGTCCGGGTCGATCAGCATCAGTGGAACGAAGATTATTGCCGAAGTGAGAGCGAACCAGAACAATCCCTGACCGGCACCTCTCCAGTCCTTCTGAACGATGTAGATCATCAGGAATATCGGGAAGTACATCGAAGGGTAAAGTTTGGTCATCATTCCGAGGGCCAGCAGTATGAACGCCTACATGGGGCGTTTGGTCAGGATAAGGTAGAATGCTGCCAAGGACATGACCGCTGTCACGATGTCGTAACGGTCGGTGATGAACTCCAGCAAAAGGACCATGAGTACGCTGTATACGGTCATGGCTTTTACCTGACTGAATTCCAATCTCTCAGCCAGGCGTCTTGTGAGGACCAGTCCGATGATGGTGAAAACGTACATCTCGATGACGAATCCCACATTGTATCCGAACGGATCGGAGAAGAACAGGCGCGGTATGATCATGAAGACGAATGCGAACGGCGGATACTCCATGATCGGGATCTCTCCGTTGAACAGAGGCTCCACATCCTTCCAGTATCTGTCGCGTATCACCTCGGTTTCGATGTTTCCGACATAGATCGCGACGAGGTAACCGATGAATGCAATGGCTAGGGCAAGTGAGAGGTATAGCTCTATCCTCTGTACTCTGTCCAACTCCTTCAGCATCCGTTCCCTCCGACTAATCGGTGTCGAGACTTCCCAATCTCATGATGATATTGTGGGGATGATATATGATATTCTCGTGGTTTTTATGAAATAGCGTAAATATCTAACACTGATGGAGGGGTCATGGCCGAGAGCACGGAGGGCGTAAGGGTCCTCTTGGGTAATCAGAGGAAGGGCATACTGACCCTTGCGGTACCCATAGCGATAGCTCTCTTCGTACAGAATCTCAATAATATCGTCGATAGTTTCTGGGTAGCGGATCTCGGCCAGAGAGCGATGGCTTCTTTGGGAGTGGTCTACCCAATCTATTCAATTCTCATCGGTATCGGTAACGGCTTAGGTATCGGAGTTTCCGCGGCCATTGCACGTAACATAGGTATGAAGAATCATGAGGATGCCAATGGAGTAGCCGGACAGGGTCTGCTGTTGACTTTCATCACATCCGTAATCATGACATCGATTCTGATGGTCACCGCAGAACCGGTCATAATACTGATGGGCGGAGAGGACATGCTGGATGAGTGTCTGTCATACGGTATACCGATCTACTTGGGTTCCTTTTTCATAATCCTCAGTGGAGTCATGTCGGGAATGCTCAGAGGAGAGGGTGCGGCAAGACGTTCAATGGCAATCCAGGTTGTCGGGGCGGTAGTGAACATCGTACTGGATCCCGTTATGATATTCTGGATGGACATGGGTGTGGCCGGAGCAGCTTGGGCGACCGTCGTGGCATTCGTAATCTCATCGGTTATGGCATTCTACTGGTATCTGAAAAGCAAGGATCTGTATGTCGATCTTCGGAGCAAGTACATCGTTAGATTCATCCCAAGATTACAGAAGGAGATCCTCAATGTAGGCCTTCCAGAGGCAGTGGAGCTTTCTGTGATGAACTTCTTCAACATATTCCTGAACATGTTCGTCATTATGAGCGCAGGCACCGCCGGATTGGCAGTGTACACTATGGTCTGGAGGATAGGATACATGACCGCGATCCCGGCCCAGTCCATGGGTGGAGCCTTGGTCGCCGTCTGTTCCGCCGAATATGGTATGAGGGAATTCGACAGGATCCGCGATGCCTATTCGTTCGCAGTCAAACGTTCGACCGCGCATGTCCTGGGATTGTGCCTGGTGTTCGCATTGTTCGCTGGTTTGCTTGCGGATATGTTCATCCGTACTGATGACATGGCCCATATGCATGATGAGATGGTCATGTTCACCTACACGATGTGCCTTTTCATGCCTGTGTTCTCCCTTACATCCGTCGGTTCAGCACTCATGCAATCTCTGGAAAAGGCTGGGCATGCCTTGGTCAATACTCTGGTTAGGAACATCATCCTGACCTTTGCATATTGGGTCGCCGCTATCTATTGGCCCGGTCTGTTGGGAATCGGTGTAGTGCTGATAATAATCGAATGTTTCGGAGGATTGGCCATGATATTGCACGGAAAGATCATACTGGACAAGGTGGAGAAACGGGAAACGGTAGCACCTTCCGCGTAATCTTTTATAAGGACGTGCGCGATTGACGGCACGGTTTCAACAATGTCGAAAGTCTGCATCAATATCGCTTGGCCCTACGCAAACGGGCCAATACATCTAGGACATGTCGCTGGATCGCTTCTGCCTCCCGACATCTTCAGAAGATACAACCTCCTGCTAGGCAATGAAGTGCTAATGGTCGGCGGATCAGATCAGCACGGAACGCCCATAACCATCTCTGCAGAGAAGTGCGGGATGTCCCCGGAGGAGTATGCGGACAAGTATCACGAGATTAACAAGAAGGCCATCGAGGACCTGAACATCCATTACTTCTTCAACAAAACGCACTGTCCAGTCCACTTCGAGGTCGTCCAGGACGTATTCAAGAGACTGATGGACAACGGTTACATCTACGTCAGGGAGACCAACCAGTACTTCTGCCCCAAGTGCGACCGTTTCCTTCCTGACAGGTATGTCGAGGGAATATGTCCCAAGTGCGGTGCGGAGAAGACACGTTCAGACCAGTGCGACAGTTGCGGAACCACATTCGAGCCCGGTGACCTGAAGGAGCCCTACTGCACCCTGTGTGGCTCCACTCCTGAGATCAG carries:
- a CDS encoding GtrA family protein, producing MGVAKDLFTKYREIIMYVIMGVATTFVCWGSYFLFTDFLHFELNVANILSWLVAVLFAFVVNKWYVFEAKSLALKTVAKELAAFIGSRIFTGIIAWILFPILLYFGIDTFIVDTPGFLAKIITSIIEIILNWVFSKYFVFKKKKEIPAE
- a CDS encoding acyltransferase, with product MMKRREHGFNHDCHCNIMPDAPNAEKRENYFLRTFCVLIIFAIIFVHYEPCYQLFGMNAYEFVEGVGRFAMPMFFMISGYFLYSADGHSEKSLKKKTMRILILLVIMKVLYFGLDCIYYAFGVISADELMEGLIVMNWSNKHIWFVIFLFVIYLLHWILYRYHVNFKYSMIFGSICLAILIFTADICAWASIPEIAGVSTYSIGQVFYCFEGFFFFPLGYYLHKYSDRTDLWNTWVLLVIAVIGAAMSVWEVINFTPMTGVVYSSLYIGSVVLAIPFFILTFRIPEGRLRCRPLEYLGRNALPWMYAFYMAIMFFIKFIVMDNIDAPLEILDLLGMIISAILDMILAYGMFKLMTRLFGNKLRRSAEFEPE
- a CDS encoding MATE family efflux transporter; amino-acid sequence: MAESTEGVRVLLGNQRKGILTLAVPIAIALFVQNLNNIVDSFWVADLGQRAMASLGVVYPIYSILIGIGNGLGIGVSAAIARNIGMKNHEDANGVAGQGLLLTFITSVIMTSILMVTAEPVIILMGGEDMLDECLSYGIPIYLGSFFIILSGVMSGMLRGEGAARRSMAIQVVGAVVNIVLDPVMIFWMDMGVAGAAWATVVAFVISSVMAFYWYLKSKDLYVDLRSKYIVRFIPRLQKEILNVGLPEAVELSVMNFFNIFLNMFVIMSAGTAGLAVYTMVWRIGYMTAIPAQSMGGALVAVCSAEYGMREFDRIRDAYSFAVKRSTAHVLGLCLVFALFAGLLADMFIRTDDMAHMHDEMVMFTYTMCLFMPVFSLTSVGSALMQSLEKAGHALVNTLVRNIILTFAYWVAAIYWPGLLGIGVVLIIIECFGGLAMILHGKIILDKVEKRETVAPSA